GCCGTCAGAGCGTCCCCTTCTGGTTATTGTTGTTTTGCCTTGATGCTTGCCAGAGCTGTTTTCTCTTAGGTTTAACCCAAATAGTTTTACTATTTGCTCTGGAGCATCAAATCTACTAATATCTCCTACAGCACCTAAGAACCCTGCCACAGCTACAATTCCTATTCCTTTTATACCTAAAAGCATACTTGCACTCGGAATTTCTTTTACTTGTGCTTCTACTTTTTGCATTATCAGCTCAAGCCTGTGACCATGAATCATATATTCGTCTAGAAGAGTTTCAATCTCCAGAACTGCTGATTCCAGACCATGCTTTAGTCCAATGGATTCTTCTGCTGCTTTTATGAGCTTCTGGGCATGTTTATGTCCAACCGCTCTTTTGACTTCCTCTTTCCATGTTGCTACTATTTTTTCCTCACCTGTTTTAATTACTGCCTGTGGAGTAGGAAAATGCTTCAGTGTAAGCAACGCCGCCTTTCCAGTCCATTTCTTGAAAACAGTACTAAACTCAGGAAAGTATATTGCTAACCATCGTTTTACTCTATTTTGTATGCTAATCAACTGCACAACATTTTGCCTGCGTAATTCCATCAGATTTCTTATTTCTCGATATACACCTTCAGGCATGTACGGTATTAGATATCTTCCGTCCTTGACTAGCATTGCAATCGTTTTTGGATCTTTACGGTCATGCTTGCTTGGGGTGTTATCATCTAGTTCCTTTGAGCGTTTTACATGGTAAGGATTAACCATACCAAACTCTACACCCATGTTCTGCAAGTGACTTCCAAACCCATACCAGTAATGCCCGGTGGGCTCCATTCCTACGAATGTTTTTGTCTTTTGATTTCTCTTCATCAGGTCTGTAACCCAAATATCAAAGGCATTGAAACCCTCTCTTGTATTCTCAAACCTAAATGCTCTTTTAGAAAATTCAAATCCTCTGAAATCAAAAGCCCTGGCGAAGTGGACCTCGCTACCGATATCTACTCCAACCACCATTGTTTCAGGTGTGATTTGCATTAACTTATTGTTTTGTGTACAATTCATATTAGTTACCCTCCGTTTATTTGATTTGTGCCTTCATTTGTGGTGTTCAGCACATTTCATATTTTACGTGAGGGTATTAATTTTTTCAAAGACCATTTTTCTTACTTACAGGAATGCTCCTTATAAAAATTGTTCCTGAGCAAATCCATACATTCATAAAATTCTTTTAACATAATATCTAAATCCAGTGTAGAAACAGACAATTGACTAGAGTATCCCTCAGCCATCCATATAAGCATTTTCATTACCAGCTTAGGGTCAATACCATCTTTAAATTTTGAAGTATCCATTCCATCAAAAGCGATTTTGTTTCTATAATTATTTCCGATGGAAAGAAAGGATGTAATATCTGACTTCACTTCCGGGTCAGACTCAAAATATACACTGATAAGAAAAAAAGGAATATCAGTATGCCTCTTCATTACTGAAACTTTAATGTCAGATGACTGCTTGATTCTTTCAAAAAAATCAGTTGCGGTGGAATCAAAGCCTTTATTTATTTCATTAATAATTATGTCAGTGCACATTCTTATCAAATATAGGTACAAATCCTTCTTTGTCCCAAAGTAGTGAAATACCATGGCTTTTGAAATACCAGCTGCTCTAGCTATATCACTGACGGACGTTTTCTTATATCCATTTGCACCAAATGATTTAAGAGCCGCATCAACAATTCTTTTTCGTTTATCTTCCGGCAAATTTAAAAACTTTTTCAAAATAATTCACCTCATAAATATATAAACCGAATCGGTTTGTATTAGAATATCACCATAAACCGATTCGGTCAATAGATTTATTGAAAAAATTGGGTATATAATAAAAAAGCATAATAGCCGTATTATACAAAGCCCTATGGGCTACTACTTTACGGTTATTATGCTTTTTAACTTATTTTGTGTAAATTACCACCCTAAATCAGTTTTTATAGTTGCAGCAAGCTGGTTTGCCATAAGCTCATGAGTTTTAACGCTTGGATGCCAATCCTCTCCGTAGCCGTTTGCTTCAACCTGTACAGGAAATTCAATAAAATGAATCTTGGAATCCCCTGAAGTGTTCTTCTGATCAACAACACTGGTAATGGCATCCTTACACTTTGCCAGTTGATCCCAGGACAGCATTGGTCCCACCGCACAATAGATATGGGCATCAGGATATTGTCCTCTTATTTTTGTAACAAAGTTAGTATATGCTTTTGCGAAGGTTGTTTTATCAATGGAACCGGTACTAAAATCATTGGTTCCCAGATTGATTACAACCACCTGAGGAATCCATTTGCTAGTATCCCAAGTGAGTGTTGAATTATAAGGTAGTATACGAGAATAAACAGCAGGCATTAAATCATTAAGGTCCCCGCCGTAGTTTTGCACTAACCCTTTTCCTGACCAGCAGACAGTAATCGGGTCAGCGTTCAAAAGTCTGGCCGTTGTGGCACCATAAGCTAGATAAGCATTTTCATTTTTATTGGTAAATGACTGGTACTGGCTTGTCCCTTCATTACCATAGCCGCAGGTAATAGAATCTCCAATAAACTCAATACGTCTGTTAGATGGTGCAGGAGGAGCCAGCAGGCTTCCGTCAGTTACATTGAATCCCAAAAACTGTACCTCTCCGATCCATGCTTCAGTCCTTCTGACCAGCTCAATAGTATGGTTTCCGTTAGTCAGATCGGTTGCAAGAGTTACAGGTCCTGATGAGCCTGAGGGTACATTAACAGGGGATTTTACAACACCATCGATAACTACGTTAAACCAATTGTCACCCATTGAATTCAGGTTTGCACTGATTCCGGTACCTTTAAAGTTAGCTTTGATAGTGGAAGTACTCCATCCAAATTTGGGGCCTGCGGGATCACCGGTATCAAACCTTCCTACCAGAAGCACTCCGGGCTGGGTTGGAGCTGAATTAATTGGAAGAGATTTTACAATTCCGAGTAGAAATTGCTTTAAAATAGCAAAGTCTACTGCATCTACTGTATTATCGGAATTAAGGTCCTTATATAAATCGTATGCGTGATTCTGTTCCATAATATACTGCTTGAATGCCACAAAATCCAGAGCATCCACATTATTATCACCGTTACAGTCACCGTATAGTCTTGGTGGTTCAAGTGCAGAAACATTGATACTACCTACAGAAGAAAGAAATAATACAAAAAGCAGTGAAAATATAATTAGAAACGCCCCTGATTTTCTTTTTATTGTTATTTTTCTCATACTAAAAACTCCTATATTCTTTATTTTTAAAATTATTTAAAACTCAATTTCAAATTGTTTCTCAGCATCCCCCCTTTATAATGCAGTCAGGAAATACCGGTAGAATACAGGAATAATTCAAGGGCTATTGCAGAATTGAATAAGAAAGATATAATAGCTTTAGTTTTATAGAATAAAAACCGGTACTGAATTTATTAATTAAATAAACTTCCCACCTCCCCTACTCAAATAAAATTAGCACTCCTTAGAATACTCTAATATTTATCTGTATTAATTTCAATATTAAAATTTGTACACATTTATCTGTAATAAATATATGCAACGGAAAAAATATTACAAATTACAAGTAAATATCTTTAAAATAAGTTCTTTTATATCAATTTTACCCTTATAAATAATAACAACCTTTTTTGGTTTTGCTTTTGCCATAATAAATACACCTCTAACCCCCGTTAGAAATACTAGTATATTTATATTCAGTTAATGTTAATTTAAAATTTGTCCTTTAAAAAACAAAAAGCCACAACAACCGGAAGTAACCTGAAATAGGTAGAAATTAGGTGTTGTGCCTTAAATTTTAGATAACTGATAATTTAGATAATTCTTTCTTCTGTAATTAAAATGTCCATTGGAATATCAAGTTCATTGCAGGGTATTTTCCCCATTATCTGAAAGTCAAAAGCAATCCCAACCTTTAAGCAGTTGTGTGATATTAGTTTAAGGAATCTGTCGTAGTAACCGGCACCATATCCCATACGATTTCTATTTAAATCAAATGCACATCCAGGTACAATGACAACATCAATTGAAGCAGGAGTGATAATATTCTTTTGTTCCAAAGGTGGCTCCAATACCCCGAAGGTTCCCTGTTCAAGTTCTTCGAGGCTGCTAATTTTTACTGCCTCCATGGCTCTTCCCTTACCTTTAAGAACACGAGGGACGCATACCTCTTTATCTTGAGAAAACCAAGCGTTAATAATACCATGAGTATAAACCTCACTCCCAAAGCTTACATAACACATCAATGTATCCGCACGCTTTACAAAATCCAGCTCGTTTAGCTTATCAGCAATAATTTGCGACTTAAGTTGTAAATTATCTGAACTTATACTATTTCTAAGAGAAATATATTTCTTCCGCATTTCACTCTTTATTATATAAATTCCAACTTCCCCTCCTTACCTCCATTTCAACCATAAAAACAGCAATATAGAAAACATAACAACAGAAACAGCTATTAATACCATTCCAAAAAATCTTTTTTCTTTAACTTTATCAGAAACAAATAACATGCCCACAACCAAGCCGAATATTTGCCCTATTCCGGGAATCAATACGGCGAGGACGGTTAGTAACCCTTTTATCCAATTACTAACAGGCTTACTGTTTATATAATTAAGATTTTCCAGTAACATCTCCCTTTCAATACTGGTTACCTCACTGCTGTTCCAAGTAATGTGGCTGTTATCAAAACCTGAATTATTGCTGTATTCCTGCTTCATTTGAATAAACCTCCAAACATATTATGTTAATACTATAACATAATTTTACAGTTACGTAATGAGACCTTATTATCATTTTATACAGGAACATAATATATTTCAAATAGTCCCTTTATAACATCTTCATAGTTAGAATCCGTTATTTTGTGTAAGTACCCATTTTCCATATGTATATACATAGATACATCGTATTTTTCGCTGTTGTCCATTAAAGCACAAATCATATCTACTGAATCCAAAGGCATATAAAAATCCTGTGCCCATCTTCGAAGTGAGTAATCTACCTCCATATCTTTCCCATAAAAGCTATATAAAAAACGATTTAATTCTCCCTGCTTTGTTGACCACAAGCTAATTGTAATTGACATGACTATCCCCCATAAAGAATCTGAATTGCCCAACTATATATATTTGACATTCCTTCGAAATAACCTTTATGTAAATAGTGTTAAAACAAGCTATGGTTGTCTGCCCAGGAGCCTCTTGGATAAAGTATCTACCTCAAACTTAATTCTCTCTTCATCAATATGTATAAATTCACGCTTCTTTACCAGAACATTACCATCAACTATAACAGTGTCCACATCGGCTGCTTGTGCCGAATATACAATCATTGACATTGGGTTATTTTTGGGATAAAAGTGAGGTTTATCTGTATCAACCAGTATAATGTCTGCTTTCATTCCCTTTGATAGTATACCTGTATCATCAAAACCTATAGCCCTTGCCCCGTTAACTGTTCCCATTTTAAGAACATCCTGGGCTTTCATCAGCTGCGGGTTCATAGCGACGCCCTTGTGGAGTATTGCAGCAAGATTCATTTCCTCAAACATATTAAGATTATTGTTGCTGGCAGCACCGTCAGTACCAAGACATACATTAATACCCATGTCCATCATTTCGGGTACTCTGGCAATGCCACTTCCCAGCTTGAGATTACTGGTCGGATTATGAACCACACTTGCCCTCTTCTCTTTCATGATTCTAAGGTCACCGTCAGTGAGATGGACACAATGTGCCGCCATAACAGGAACATCAAGTACCCCAGTTTCTCTGCATATCTCTATAGAAGTCATATCATAGTCCTTTTTACTGGATTCAACCTCAGAGAGAGTTTCAAGTAAATGTATATGTATACCTGTATTCAGCTGCTTAGCCAGTTGAGCCGCATTTCTAAGGGTATTTTCATTAAACATATAAACTGAGTGTATTTCTACGAAGACCTTTATTCTTCCGTTAGCCGAATTATGATAGCTGTTGTAATAATCAATGGTTCCCTGACTTTTGTCAAGTCTTTTAAGCTGCCCGTCCTCAAAAAACTGTACCGGACTTTTACAAAGGTTTGCCTTTATACCAGTTTCAGTTACTGCACGTGCAACCTCATCCATAAACATATACATATCAGCAAATGCAGTAATTCCTGATTTAAGCATTTCGGAGATACCAAGCATAGTACCCCAGTAAACATCTTTATCAGTGAGTTTTGCTTCAACCGGAAAAATATTATCAAACAACCATTTTTCGAGTGCTATATCATCAGCATAATTTCTCATAAGTGTCATGGCACTGTGGCTATGGGCATTTACCAGGCCGGGCATGGCTATCTTGTTTTTTCCGTCAATCACCTCTCTGGCTTTTACATTTTCAGGAAGACTATCCGAAATGAAATCAATACACCCATCCTTGATTCCGATATATCCGTCTTTAATCAACGGCTTACTTTCATCATTAGTTATTAACTCGGTATTCTTTATAAGTATATCAAGCACACTATTCATCCCCTCACATTTATAGCATCAAGAACTAAACAAATTTAACTAAAAATTAAGCATATTAACG
This genomic stretch from Ruminiclostridium cellulolyticum H10 harbors:
- a CDS encoding IS110 family transposase, which produces MNCTQNNKLMQITPETMVVGVDIGSEVHFARAFDFRGFEFSKRAFRFENTREGFNAFDIWVTDLMKRNQKTKTFVGMEPTGHYWYGFGSHLQNMGVEFGMVNPYHVKRSKELDDNTPSKHDRKDPKTIAMLVKDGRYLIPYMPEGVYREIRNLMELRRQNVVQLISIQNRVKRWLAIYFPEFSTVFKKWTGKAALLTLKHFPTPQAVIKTGEEKIVATWKEEVKRAVGHKHAQKLIKAAEESIGLKHGLESAVLEIETLLDEYMIHGHRLELIMQKVEAQVKEIPSASMLLGIKGIGIVAVAGFLGAVGDISRFDAPEQIVKLFGLNLRENSSGKHQGKTTITRRGRSDGRYAIFQAVLPLVARNPEFRQLHLYYINRDNKPLKKMQSIVALCGKLIRVFYAILKTGSHYDAEKMMNDIKRPMMKAA
- a CDS encoding TetR/AcrR family transcriptional regulator: MKKFLNLPEDKRKRIVDAALKSFGANGYKKTSVSDIARAAGISKAMVFHYFGTKKDLYLYLIRMCTDIIINEINKGFDSTATDFFERIKQSSDIKVSVMKRHTDIPFFLISVYFESDPEVKSDITSFLSIGNNYRNKIAFDGMDTSKFKDGIDPKLVMKMLIWMAEGYSSQLSVSTLDLDIMLKEFYECMDLLRNNFYKEHSCK
- a CDS encoding SGNH/GDSL hydrolase family protein — encoded protein: MRKITIKRKSGAFLIIFSLLFVLFLSSVGSINVSALEPPRLYGDCNGDNNVDALDFVAFKQYIMEQNHAYDLYKDLNSDNTVDAVDFAILKQFLLGIVKSLPINSAPTQPGVLLVGRFDTGDPAGPKFGWSTSTIKANFKGTGISANLNSMGDNWFNVVIDGVVKSPVNVPSGSSGPVTLATDLTNGNHTIELVRRTEAWIGEVQFLGFNVTDGSLLAPPAPSNRRIEFIGDSITCGYGNEGTSQYQSFTNKNENAYLAYGATTARLLNADPITVCWSGKGLVQNYGGDLNDLMPAVYSRILPYNSTLTWDTSKWIPQVVVINLGTNDFSTGSIDKTTFAKAYTNFVTKIRGQYPDAHIYCAVGPMLSWDQLAKCKDAITSVVDQKNTSGDSKIHFIEFPVQVEANGYGEDWHPSVKTHELMANQLAATIKTDLGW
- a CDS encoding 5-formyltetrahydrofolate cyclo-ligase, whose product is MRKKYISLRNSISSDNLQLKSQIIADKLNELDFVKRADTLMCYVSFGSEVYTHGIINAWFSQDKEVCVPRVLKGKGRAMEAVKISSLEELEQGTFGVLEPPLEQKNIITPASIDVVIVPGCAFDLNRNRMGYGAGYYDRFLKLISHNCLKVGIAFDFQIMGKIPCNELDIPMDILITEERII
- a CDS encoding amidohydrolase; its protein translation is MLDILIKNTELITNDESKPLIKDGYIGIKDGCIDFISDSLPENVKAREVIDGKNKIAMPGLVNAHSHSAMTLMRNYADDIALEKWLFDNIFPVEAKLTDKDVYWGTMLGISEMLKSGITAFADMYMFMDEVARAVTETGIKANLCKSPVQFFEDGQLKRLDKSQGTIDYYNSYHNSANGRIKVFVEIHSVYMFNENTLRNAAQLAKQLNTGIHIHLLETLSEVESSKKDYDMTSIEICRETGVLDVPVMAAHCVHLTDGDLRIMKEKRASVVHNPTSNLKLGSGIARVPEMMDMGINVCLGTDGAASNNNLNMFEEMNLAAILHKGVAMNPQLMKAQDVLKMGTVNGARAIGFDDTGILSKGMKADIILVDTDKPHFYPKNNPMSMIVYSAQAADVDTVIVDGNVLVKKREFIHIDEERIKFEVDTLSKRLLGRQP